AACGCACGTGGTAGCATAATTAGAAATGCAAATACTCCATCACTGTCACATGatatacacaatacaactgTCAAAGCTACTCGAACCActttagactataattatactgaagaTGGTTagattgactataattatgtgatgcaTAACTATAGTGCATGATCACATTCCCATGAAGTGGTTCCCTAATTAAGCTTAATCCTTCACACTAATCAATCATGACAACAAATGCTAGGATTGGGCAGGGAAAGCACCAAATAGCACGGAAATaagcaagtataattataggagagaaCCAACCAATGACACAATGACATTGACAGTATCACAGTTTAAAATAGCAAACACTTAATGAAAGTACAATTCACTATAAGAAGTAGTATAACTCACTAGTATGCTCcacacaggccttgtgaatgctgcgaactgcctctccgtcctcaatctTGGTAGCAATCTCCACAAATCGACcgtaagtagctgttgaattcaatggattgttaaaaatgatgcttttactcttccacttctttaGAGCAACGTGGAATCTCCCAGGGATATTATTAACGGTGGTAGGATTCTGATCGATAGTGTCTatctcagcatcactgaggcccagcctgtgcttgtaTCTGTCATAACCAGCAACCTTGGTAGACAACTGGCGAAGAGCTTCatctgagcactcttgatTCAACTGAGCGGCAGTCGCTGCCACTATCATCTGATGTGGTTGAACTGTATagataaacataattatgttctaaaaataatataacgcataattattatagtcaatcATGTACTTACAGTAGCTGTGAAAATACTATGTGGAGTGGCTAGTTGAGTGTATATATTTGACGAAGATGACAGAATCATTTGTTTCATTATTTTCAACTGTAATGATAGATCATACCTTGTACAGTGCCATCATTCTTCGGAACCTTTGACAGAGTTTCAACTGATGGCAATGATATTTTGCGCTGGCCTGAGGCTGCAGGAATATAGATACAGTGCTGTGTCATCTTTTACAAATTAAGTTGTTACACTGACAGCATGTGCTACATTGAGagacctacatgcatgtacatgtacatgtccagTAATATAATAGTTATATAGGTATGTTATAGCATGATCTCACGTACGGTCCACAGAAGTCTCACTGCCCAGTACTGATGGTTGTGATGATGCCGCACTGGCTACACTCATAGATGGACAACACACCGAGAGCCAATTTTTGTGACCGTTTCCTAACTTATACGTCATCCTGTTGCGTTGAGTACACCTCATAGAAGTGCCCTTACCCAGAACACGAGCTGGGTGGTGGGGCACTTGGGGACTTGCACTTGCTTCAGTGGAGGGAAATTCATGGGGACATAAAAATGCAACTTCAGGATCCTCATACGTGTATTTCAGGGCATTGTAAGCAGATCGAAGACCAGAGTGAACGTTTTCATATATCAAAGACAGCAGTTCTTTTTGATTACTGCTGGAATGAACTTCAAGGAATGAAAATCCATCAATTAGCGTGATAAAACAATCTTCCTCTCGATGAATCAATTGTACAAAGTTTCTACTCGGCTGGTGATCCTCTTCAATTTCCCATTCACATTCTTTAATCAGATACACTTGTagacagcaaaacactccacagcactgccagttgctttTGAAGTATAAAACGAGTGGGATCAAACCGGTCTTAAGCAAATCAGCTCGTTTGTCATTGACTTGAGTTGGTGGCAGCAAGGATAGAAGTGATGGCATATAGAAACACTTATCTTTCCCGACTTCTTGTGAGAATAAACGAAATGGGGTGGCTATCAGCAAGTGCTTGAATATTTCAATGAGATGAGTGGGCGCAAAGAGTCCATTGATGTAGTGCTTTTCAAAATTTTTATCAGATAAAAGTTCAATCGTAATAATTCCTTTATCGGTAAAATCTAACCATGTTCCAAACCCATTACTTCCTCGCATGTATGCAGCATACTCGACAAGCTCTGTTACTTTATCGAGAAGCACTTGAGTATCACAGAATACCACATTTGGTAGAATGGCAGGATAATAGTGAAAGATGTGATGCTCATGGAAAAATTTCAAAGCTTCACAAAGTGCATCTTCGTGAAAATTATGTAGCATTTTTGCAATTTCTACACATTCGGTCTTGCTTAGAACTTTTCTTTTTTCATCGTTTAAAACCTTCTCAACAATAATTTCCAAAATAAACCACCAAAAAGGGACCAGGATTTCAAATTTATTCAGCTCTTGAGATGCTTTGTAAATACATCCACGAATTTTCTTCGCCAATTCCTCACTGTCAGAATCGCAGTGCTTGCTATCCACAGGAAATATGACATCTCTTTTCCCTAAATTAAAAAACATAGTCAACTTCTTAATACAGTCTTTCTGCGCAAAGTTCAATAAAGTTTTATTCTTGTCAGACAATGTTTCCTTGCATTTGGATTGATGGTCTTTGTGAGTACCAATGCATACCAGCTTGCAGTTTTCACTGTGAGATTGAATGGACTGCACGAGATACTTGAAGTTATCCAAAACTGAGAGATGTGACTTGAAACCTTTACCAACTGGCTTATCGTCCTTGTAGTATTCAACCAGTGGATGATCGTCAAGGCAGTCAGAGAGACGAAGAATGTACAAAGCTACAGAAATCTTGGGCATGAAGAGTGGCAGCAGATTATGAAAGTGTGGTTGCCCACCGCTATCGATTATGTAGATCCAATGAGATCCAAACTTTTCTTGAACAGCAGTACGATCAGCATCAGAAAATCGCTGAATATTCGCCATTACATTTGAAATAGTGCTAAGAAATTTACTCTTTTTTCCTTCTAGCTTACTATGCGTTGCTCCAGCTACTAATGGTTTAGTTGCTCTTGAAGTTGAAGGAGTTGCATCAACTGGCGTCGTATTTGATGCATTGCTAAGTTTAAGTTGCTTCAAAGCAATGCTGAGTTCTTGTGGGATAGCAGATTCTTCGCTGGTTACATGAGATTTAATAGCATCAGCAACAATGCGTTGTAAGTCATCACCAGTTACTGGTTTCCATGTTCTAGAGGGATCTTCTTGAGCTTCCGTTCTCAGCTTTGTAGTGTCACGAATTTGTCGTATCCTCTCTGCTGTGCTAGCTAATGGAGTGCTGTTTCGATCTACAGGAGGAGGCTGTCCCAGAAGGAGATGCTTAGTGGAGGTTTTACCAGTGCCAGCCATTCCAAAGAATAAGATATTGGTAGTGTTCACACGGACAAATCCAGCCTTCATGGCTTCATTAAGAGCTTGCTCAGACTTGGATGATTCATTGAGGGCTGAAATAATAGGAATAAGAAACACGGAGTGATTCACGCGTATGTCGCTTGAAAAAGTACCCAGTATATACGTATGCACAGTAATAGTCACAGTTCATATTCACTTTCAAAAAGAagtcatgtataataattatataattataccctctaGTTATCATCAAATTAACCTCTACACAACATTTTTTTTTCTTTATGCAAAAAAAAAAAGCATGCAGGGTTTACAACAAATAGCGCTACGCTAATAAAACGTTGTCTACCTGGGAACGAACAGACGGATAAGGCAGTAAAAAAAAAATgaaatgttataattataggtttgtTCAGAGCATGCAGTAACTACGGAGTGCAGGTATACAAACAGTGCAGGTGGTTTTTAAAAATGAGCGGGGTCTGTGCCGAGACAATTTCATCAGGCAAGGCATTCCAATGTTTGATGACATCtatgaaatatgaaaatttgtgtgctataccgtatatgctcgatcagaggccgctctcaataGTATAGCCTCCTTTACTAGCAAAATGAGTAGCCattctcaaatagtagcctcatgCATACAGTGAACTAGCATTTCTGGACGAGGCAGCAAACAAATTATTAATACTATAGCAgctagatacatgtacgtagctactagGTACAGGTAGCAGCTCAGAGCAGAAGTTTTGATAACAAAACCAGCAAAATGTATATAGCCgcagcctctgatcaagcatataatacggtgtgcaataattattcacatcTAAATGACCATCATCAACACCACACATCCACTGCATGACACGTTATGTGAAGTCTCAATTAATACCAGCTATAACTAGCGTACGTTGCATTTACACATGGCTTGACATAATGATAGCGCAGTTCATATTTATATTGAggcatgacacacacacacagaga
This is a stretch of genomic DNA from Halichondria panicea chromosome 1, odHalPani1.1, whole genome shotgun sequence. It encodes these proteins:
- the LOC135352216 gene encoding uncharacterized protein LOC135352216 isoform X3 is translated as MATEQDSDAQKKLAEDLYSAVRNNDVTKVRSLLGQGADPNHQLYWSDEWAGKRPPLHRACRKGYLEIVKTLVTHGAHTDKGDGVHNMTPLHWACGGGDKEVVQYLKEEVGCSTDVRDKWGQTPLHETCSMGHIQLVKYLVEELKCDVDVTDDYGRTPLDVAVRYGRTKVADYLKSVVSTPEPDTPNGSEQLSSKDDPNLTSSTLNESSKSEQALNEAMKAGFVRVNTTNILFFGMAGTGKTSTKHLLLGQPPPVDRNSTPLASTAERIRQIRDTTKLRTEAQEDPSRTWKPVTGDDLQRIVADAIKSHVTSEESAIPQELSIALKQLKLSNASNTTPVDATPSTSRATKPLVAGATHSKLEGKKSKFLSTISNVMANIQRFSDADRTAVQEKFGSHWIYIIDSGGQPHFHNLLPLFMPKISVALYILRLSDCLDDHPLVEYYKDDKPVGKGFKSHLSVLDNFKYLVQSIQSHSENCKLVCIGTHKDHQSKCKETLSDKNKTLLNFAQKDCIKKLTMFFNLGKRDVIFPVDSKHCDSDSEELAKKIRGCIYKASQELNKFEILVPFWWFILEIIVEKVLNDEKRKVLSKTECVEIAKMLHNFHEDALCEALKFFHEHHIFHYYPAILPNVVFCDTQVLLDKVTELVEYAAYMRGSNGFGTWLDFTDKGIITIELLSDKNFEKHYINGLFAPTHLIEIFKHLLIATPFRLFSQEVGKDKCFYMPSLLSLLPPTQVNDKRADLLKTGLIPLVLYFKSNWQCCGVFCCLQVYLIKECEWEIEEDHQPSRNFVQLIHREEDCFITLIDGFSFLEVHSSSNQKELLSLIYENVHSGLRSAYNALKYTYEDPEVAFLCPHEFPSTEASASPQVPHHPARVLGKGTSMRCTQRNRMTYKLGNGHKNWLSVCCPSMSVASAASSQPSVLGSETSVDPSGQRKISLPSVETLSKVPKNDGTVQVQPHQMIVAATAAQLNQECSDEALRQLSTKVAGYDRYKHRLGLSDAEIDTIDQNPTTVNNIPGRFHVALKKWKSKSIIFNNPLNSTATYGRFVEIATKIEDGEAVRSIHKACVEHTIHETIVTATTAQLSQECSNGALLQLSTEIAGYETYKHRLGLSKTEVENIDHIFVGVSEKFHAALKKWKSKNILQINPLNSTATYGRLVEIASEIEDGEAVRSIHKACVEHTNTGVA